One genomic segment of Hordeum vulgare subsp. vulgare chromosome 2H, MorexV3_pseudomolecules_assembly, whole genome shotgun sequence includes these proteins:
- the LOC123426398 gene encoding probable pyridoxal 5'-phosphate synthase subunit PDX1.1 encodes MASDGSGVVTVYGSGNNGAGTQLEPKSSPFSVKVGLAQMLRGGVIMDVVNAEQARIAEEAGACAVMALERVPADIRAQGGVARMSDPGLIREIKRAVTIPVMAKARIGHFVEAQILESIGVDYVDESEVLTLADDAHHINKHNFRVPFVCGCRNLGEALRRIREGAAMIRTKGEAGTGNVVEAVRHVRSVMGDVRALRSMDDDEVFSYAKSIAAPYDLVMQTKQLGRLPVVQFAAGGVATPADAALMMQLGCDGVFVGSGIFKSGDPARRARAIVQAVTHYSDPNVLAEVSCDLGEAMVGINLSDPKVERFAARSE; translated from the coding sequence ATGGCGTCCGACGGCAGCGGCGTTGTCACCGTGTACGGCAGCGGCAACAACGGCGCCGGTACGCAGCTGGAGCCCAAGTCATCCCCTTTCTCTGTTAAGGTGGGCCTGGCCCAGATGCTCCGCGGCGGCGTCATCATGGACGTCGTCAACGCCGAGCAGGCGCGCATCGCCGAGGAGGCCGGCGCCTGCGCCGTCATGGCGCTCGAGCGCGTCCCCGCTGACATCCGCGCCCAGGGCGGCGTCGCCCGCATGTCGGACCCGGGCCTCATCCGCGAAATTAAGCGCGCCGTCACCATCCCGGTCATGGCCAAGGCCCGCATCGGGCACTTCGTCGAGGCCCAGATCCTCGAGTCCATCGGCGTCGACTACGTGGACGAGAGCGAGGTCCTCACACTCGCCGACGACGCCCACCACATCAACAAGCACAACTTCCGCGTCCCCTTCGTCTGCGGCTGCCGCAACCTGGGCGAGGCCCTCCGCCGCATCCGCGAGGGCGCCGCCATGATCCGCACCAAGGGCGAGGCCGGCACCGGCAATGTCGTCGAGGCCGTCCGCCACGTCCGCTCCGTCATGGGCGACGTCCGTGCCCTCCGCAGCATGGACGACGACGAGGTATTCTCCTATGCCAAGAGCATTGCCGCACCCTACGACCTCGTCATGCAGACCAAGCAGCTCGGCCGCCTGCCCGTCGTCCAGTTCGCCGCAGGCGGGGTGGCCACGCCGGCCGATGCGGCCCTCATGATGCAGCTCGGCTGCGACGGTGTCTTCGTCGGCTCCGGTATCTTCAAGAGCGGGGACCCCGCGCGCCGCGCACGCGCCATCGTGCAGGCCGTCACCCACTACAGCGACCCTAATGTGCTCGCCGAGGTCAGCTGCGACCTGGGCGAGGCCATGGTGGGCATCAACCTCTCCGATCCCAAGGTCGAGCGCTTTGCGGCGCGCTCCGAGTGA